The following is a genomic window from Halichoerus grypus chromosome 13, mHalGry1.hap1.1, whole genome shotgun sequence.
GGAGCCCCCAGTCCTATTGAATTTGCCCCTGGGCCTGGCCTGCTCCTCACCCCATCTTGTTTGTGCCATAAGGGGTTCTTTCTttgtggggaggggtggctgAAATGAATGCCCCGGGCTGTGTCCATCTCCTGGAAGTCCACTTGCACACTATCACCACTGGGGCCGAGTGCTCAGTGGCCACATGCCACCTTCCCGTGCTCCTCAGCAGCTTGGGGTGCGGGGTACCCTGCCCAGGGGCCTTTGGACGAAGCGACCCTATTGCCTGCTCCTGGGCAGTGGTCTCGTCTCCTGACACGGGGCTTTTAGCGTTTCTGAGGTTTGGAGATTAAGCGGGTTCTGTGCGATTTTTAGCACATCCATATCTTTTCTACGTTGAATGTCTGGatcttttccttttgtgtgtgcgcgtgtatctgtgtgtgtgtgtacatatgtgtccAAGTTTTGCAGGTGGTGGCGGTACACCGGAACTCGGGCATGAGGCCCCAGTTTCCCAGGCCAGCCGTGGCCTTGGGGCTGGCACTGAGGCACGGCCAGGTCTGCACCTCCAGCCCTGAGGTGGAGGCCGAGAGCATGGAGCCCTGCTCCTGGTCCCCTGTGGAGCCTTTCCAGACCAGCATGCACTGACCGGAGGGTTGACTAGAATTGGGTGCTTCTGTGGGGCTTTGTGGTGACAGATCTCGGTGGCACGTTCTCACACTCTCCCATTGGAAACCCGTTGTGTTCTTCCAGTATGGAATGCGATTTTTGAGTTGCCCTACAGAACTTTCGTCCCCCGAGCCCGCCAGAGGTGTAAATTCTGAACAGCCTGTCCAGGATCACAGGATCCAGAGTGCTGGAGGCAGGCCTCAGGCAGGTGGGCTGCGTGCCACACAGGCCTGAGCTCCCCTTGCCAAAGGACTGCTACTTTGAGAAAGGCCTCCTGGGCCCATGTGGCCCACGCCGGCGGCTGAAGACAGCAGGAAGCGTGTTGGGCCGCCAGCGTGCTGGGCTCCGGGCAGCTGAGGGCTAGAGAGCAATCACGGGTCTTACTGGTGCCAGGTGAGTGTCCTGAGCGTGTCTGCTTTGGAGTGACCACCACAGCGGAGCACAGAGGGGCCTGACCTCTACAGCTGAGAGGCCTTCACAGCTCCCATGTCTCTGGCCCCACATCTCAGAACCATGTGTAGAGGGCAGGACGGTTGGCACAAGGTGCATGGGACTGGGGAACTCCCTCTGGAGACTGAAGGACTGCTGGGGCCAATTAGGCACGCGGGAGGCATTGAGGAGAGAGGGACCTGAGACGCTGGGCCTGCTTCTGGACCGGCCCGGGCTCTGTCCCGGCACCAGGGTGCTCAGCCCACTGGTGTCCATGGGCTGGGCAGAAGGCCCGCGAGCAGTGCTGCTCCAGACCCCCGCCCGCTGTGTCTGCAGGAGTTGGTGCCCGGGAACTGACCTCTGCTGGACAGCGGTTCTGAGGGGAACAAGGTGGGGAGCTGGGGTCTACCTGGCTGTCCTCGGCCTCCTGTCCACTTGCCACCCTATGTAAGATCTGACTGTGCTCTACGGTCCAATGAAGAATCCCGAGGCCAGCCCTAACTGAGACTCTCGTGCTCCTGGGAGAGACCGGGCCCCCAGAGGTACAGGCCAAGCTCTTGGGAGGGGCGTCCTCCCCCTGGGGGCCTGACTTACCTGGTGGAGGAAGGAGTCGATACTGTAAATTGTCTCGatgcctgttttttgttttcctttcactaAGGGTTTTTAGTTTGGGGTTACTTTTGGTTGGGTTGGCACTAATCCTTTTCTTAAGATGCTGTGAGAACCATTTCATCCAAATGCCAAATAAATTTGTGTTCTGGAAGAGGTGTGGTCAGTCCTTGGTGTGACCCAAGTGGGGACAGGAGGCTCCAGCCAAGTCAGGGCTGTGAGACGCAGTGgtggggatgggtggatggaggggtCGGAGCATCTGTGCAAGCCAGGCCAGGCGCACGGCTCCAAGATGCCCCTGTTCCTTCTGTTCTCTCACCATGGCCCTCTCAGTAATTTCCCAGTTTGTGATAGAGGAACAAAGGGGTGCCCAGGGGACTCAACCTCTAACCCAGCATCGTGGCAGTTGGCTCCAGACCAGGCACTGGGGGCCCAGGGACTGGATGGGTGAGGGGCCAGGGTTAGGAAAGGAACAGGGAGTCCCTTGGTTGGGATAGGAGTTTTGAGGACAGGTCCCTCATTCCTGAACACACCTGCTGGGGTGGTGAGGGGTCCTGAGTGCCATCAGCATTGCTGACAGCGCCCCTTCCCCAAAGAAGAGCCTGGCCCTCTGGAGGTTGGAAAGAGGTATCACCCCACCTCACCGCCCTCCCTTCACCCCACTGGCCCAGTCGTGCTCACAtccacaggcacacacatgccCAGATACAGAGCTCTTTCCAAACAGCCACCTCGCCTGCCCACTGTCCTCTGGCACTTTCCAGCCCTCTGGAGTCAGTGGCTGCGGCAGCATGGCCCCGGGCTTTGCACTCGCCCTCCTCACCGGGCCACTGGTGGTGTGCGGGGACACAGAGGGTGAGCACCTGGACCCTGCTGTCCGTTCTGGAATCTACGCTCCCTCATAGCTCCCCCTTTTCCTGTTAAACCCTGCCACTGCGGGGTTTCCTTGGGGAATGAGATGTTGGGGTCTGGGACAGAAGAGCAGGGTCTGTGCTAGCCTCCTCTGGCCTAAGGCCTGCGCCCTCATTCTTGGACCCTGGCTGGGCTGGAGCTCGGAGAGGACCCAGATGACTGTGCCTCATCTCAGTCCCCTGTCCGCTGTCCAAAGGCACCCGGTGCTACGACTCCCAGGACCCGAAGTGTGGTGAGGACAGAGTGTCGTGTGAGGCTGTGTGAGATGTCTTTGTCCTGGGACCACTAGACAGTCTGGTGCTAGCATGACCCAAAAACAGTGTGCATGTTGAGCTGCTGTGGTCCCTGCAGGTTTCTATCTGGGGTCCTGGGTCACACTGGCTGTCTGGGCACCAGGCGGCATGCGCGTGACCGTCCCCCTGCATGAGCGTGCGGGTCTGCTGCTGGTGTGACCTCCAGTCCTGCCACATGTGCCAAGCTGTTCGTATCGCTGGGGCCTGCAAGCCAGTCAGTGTGGCCAGCCCATGTGTGAGCAGGTGGTACCGGTGCCCAGTGTGGGACCAGCTTGGGACCCTTGTGCCAGGAGACCGTTCTACCCCCGTTCCCTGTGGGGCAGGCTACCTGCAGGCGACTGTCAGAGTATAGCCCAGCCCAGGTGGCGCCTCCCTGTGTGAGAGTGTTGCAAACATTGTGGTCTGGCCAGgtcagggtgtgtgtggcagttgTGACCTGTCTAggtgtgcggggtgggggggcagggacgAGCTTCCTGAGGCTGGGCAATTCTCTGTATGTGTGGGAAGGAGCACCGCCTTCCTCTGTGTACCCCCAAGTTGCCTCCCTGATCCCCCCACAGATCTCTGGCTTTGTTCCCTCAGGCCCCACCCACTGGATGGAGATGGCCCTTGCTTGTGGGGGCCCAGCCCAGTCCCCCATCAACATTGACCTTCACCTAGTCCAGCAGGACCCCACCCTGGGACCTTTCATCTTCCAAGGCTACAACTCAGCACCTCCAGGCCCATGGATCCTGGAAAATGATGGCCATACAGGTCAGTACCCTGGGACCAGGACACCCCCCAGACAGGAGCAGGAACCCACCTGGGAGTGGGAACTACCCACCCctccccgcacacacacacaggaatcaAAACCTCCACAGTCAGCACAGGAACATCCACACATGTTGGTAAAGACACCCCCAACAGGGGTCATGCACCCCCGTATACAGGTGTCAGGACCCCCCTAACAATAGCAATCAGCCATTGCCCCTAGGACCAGAAGTTAGGACATTCCCAGAAGTCAGAGCcccgtcccccctccccgcccagcatCAGGATGCCTCAGAAGTCATCACAACCCCCCAATATCACACATAGCTGTGGTGGGTCAAAACTCGAGTCACAGGGGGGCCACTCTCTCCCCCGTCCTTGCAGGGTGGGTTATTAGCCCTGCAGTCTGCTGACCCGCAGAGGGGCCTGGACACCAGATGAGGTCCTGATTCCATGGAAGCCCAGCCAGGGAGCAGATGGGCCTGAAGGGGACCTGTGCTGGCACCCTGGGCCCTAATAGCACaagggtgggcaggtggggggaaAGAGACAGTCACGCGCTCCCCTACCCTAGTGCTGCTCTGCATGGACACTGGCCCACAGAGCCGTCTGGGGATTCAGGGCGCCGGGCTGCCCCTGCCTGCCTACCGTGCCCTGCAGCTGCACTTCCACTGGGGGGGCCCTGGGCGAGGAGGCTCGGAGCACAGCTTGGATGGGCAGTGCCGCCCcctggagctgggctggggcaTGGGGTAGGGTGGTGGGAGTGCCCCGTGGGAGGGGCAGCTGGTACCTCTCACGATCTGTGCCTCTCCAGATGCACGTGCTCCACATGAGCATGAGGTACCAGAGCCTGGGGGAGGCGTGAAGTCACCCTGATGGGCTGGCCTTGCTGGCGGTGCTGTTGGTGGTGAGGGAGGGTCATGTGACTCCCGGCagtgagggagggacagaggagctCTGTGACTCCTTGTGCTTCCCAGAAAGAGGTCTGCAAAGCAGGGCAGCGTGGGCCTGTCCATGGAGTCTTGGTGGAGCTGTTGGGGGAGTGCATAGGGTTTGTAGGATTTAAAGCGTTCTGTGGGAGGATGGGGGCCAGCCAGAGGTCCTGGAGCTGCGGGGTCAGTGGGGGGTGACCTTCCCCCCAGCAGATGTCCCAGCTGACCCCTACTGGGAGTCTACCCTCTTGCCTCTTACAGTCTCCCCTAGATCCCCTCAGAGTTCCCCCTTTGGAGACCCGTCCACTCAGAGCACCTCTCACTTGGAGTCTCCTCCCCAGGAGCAAGACACTGACAAGGCCAACTTCTCCGCCCTTGTGTCAGCCCAGAAGAACGTGTCCCAGTGCGGTGAGGAGCCACGGGGTCGCAGccggggctgggggtgctggAGGCTGGGGCCGGCTGGGCACAGGGACGCCCGTTCCGgtcccgcctcccctcccccgcccagggGTCTCGGTGAATCTGGCATCCACCTTCCCGAGGGCCTCGCTGCTACAGGATGCCTCCGGCCTCTCCCGCTACCACCGCTACTCAGGGTCGCTGACCACGCCCGGCTGCCAGCCTGCGGATGTCTGGATGGTCTTAGAGGACAGGGTACCCATATGGCGCGCGCAGGTGGGCCCACCACCCCTTCCCTGGGCGGTGcggccctccccctccctccctccctcctgcagctgAGGGCAGCCCACATCTTGACCTGTCTCTGCCCCGAACCCTCAGGTGGCCCAGTTCCAGACtgtgccccaggctgggctccctgGCTCAAACCCTGCACCGCTCATGGAGAATTTCCGCCCACAGCAGCCTCTCCAGGGGCGCAGGGTGTTGgcctctcccagcacctccatcAGCAAGGCAGCCTCGGCCTCCGCCCCACCCCTGGCCAGTGTGCACGGGGCTCtgctgggcctggggctcagcTTGTGGCTCTGGCAGAGCCCCTAGGAGCCAGAGTCGACCCCTTCCCGCAATAAAAGATGCACAGAGTGACCTTGCCCTCAGGTATCttgtgggggcggggtgggagcacactgcctctccccctgccctaaCCCCACTGAGGCCTCCGTGTGCCTTACAACGGGGAGACCCCTGAGCGGCCCTCCCTTACCGCATCACAGCCAGTCCCAGACCCCCACCCAGAACACCCAGACCTCCTCAGATTCCCCTGAGAGGGAGAAGGTGCCCCCATTTCCAAGGAGAAAAACTAGCAGGTCGTGGAAACACCACCTGCTAAAGTCTAAgactacacattttattttaaaaaacaagctgGCTGACTGACCCCAGGCCACTGTATGGGTTAAATGGTGACTTCAGCGGACATTTCCCTGCGGCCAGGAGGTGCGAAGCTACTGGCTCCGGGCTCTGCTGCAGGCTGTGCTAGGTGAGTGGGTCCTGGTGACAAGGACAGCTAGCAAAACTGCACCCAGGTGACACTGGGAAGTTCGGCTGTGCAGCCTGAGCGTAGGGTGACACTTTCCCAAGAGCCTGTGGGGAGGCTAACTGAAGGGTTAAGTGTCCTTGGCGTCACCGTCCACAGCGAAGCTCAGACCAGATGCCACTGTGTGCAGGCAAAGTTGTCCAGTGAGAGGCTGGGTCTGTCAGTAGAGTGAGGCTGGCCAGGGCCAAGCTGCTGTCCAGTTGAGGCCGCGTGGACTGCGGTTGTATATCCCCGCGGCATTGCCCTGAGTGAGGCTGTGTCCAGATGACGATGTCccagccacccatgtgtccctaAAGTCTGTTGGGTAATGTTGGGTCACACACTATCTCAGTGCTTGGAGGCCCTGCCTCCTGGCCAAGGCccctaagaaaaacaaaacaaaaaccaccctcCCCTGAGACAGACCTTTGGGCTCTCCCCGAGGCTGTCCCCGGGGCTGCGACACCCCTGAGCCAGACCCTTCTGCAGCTCTGAGGCCAAAAGGGGctccacccctcctcctgcccagacTCAGTCTCCAGCCTTGATCCCCCGCTGCGCTTAGCCATCTGCACTCCCCAGACGTGATCCCCAGGAGTCCCCAGCCTCTGCGCGTCCCAACGCCCAACCCCAAAGCCGGAACGCTAGCAGGCGGTGTCTGAGGCCCCTTCTCCATCCATGGGGGTGTTGGATCTGTCCATACAAATACATTGCCCGAGGGCGCTTCCAGCACCCGTCCCGGCAACCCTCGGGGGGCTGCCCTCAATCCCCGCCGCCCTGCGGGGCCCCGGGCGGCACCGGCGTCTTCTTGAAGTTCTTCCTGGTCCGGACCCTGTTCGCGCCACCGTCCGCAGGGCCGTCCGGGGCGTCGTCGGCGGGCCTCGCGACCGCGGCCAGGGCGTTCATGGTGCCGAGTGCCCGCAGCAGGACCGGGCCGCGGGGCGCGGCGCGGGGGGCGGCGCGGGGCTCCCGGCCGGCgggcggtggcggtggcggcggcggcggcgggggcggcagCAGCTCGCGCAGGGCGTCCAGCTCGGCTCGCAGCTCCGCGCGCAGCGCCTCCAGCCCCGCGCCCAGCTCGGCGCGCACAGCCGCCAGGCCCTCCTGCAGCCGCCGCTCGCTCACCTCCAGGACGCCCGCCGGGTAGGTGGCCCCGCCGCGCGGCTCCCCGCACACGGAGCACACGGAGCCGCTGCTGCGCGCGTCCGCTCGCTCCCCGGCCCCCGGCGCCCGGGCCTCCCCCGCCGCGGCCCCCGCGCGCTCCACCAGCCGCAGCAGCCGAGGCGCGTCGGCccgcgccgccgcctccgcccggAGCTGGACCCGCAGGCGAGCTAGGCGTCCCGGGGCGCGGGCTTCTTCAGGGCCCGGCCCTTTGGGCTGCGGCCCGTGGTCCCGCCGGCGGCCAACGGCCCGTCGCAGCGCCTCGCTCGCGCCGTACGCACTGCGCGCCTGCACCCACGGGCGCCCGCGTTCCGCCGCCATCCGcgccgccaccgccaccgccaccgGAGCCGGGCCTGGTCGGGAGCCCCAGCCCGCAGCCTAGCGACCGCTGGGGCCCCGGCGACGCTCCGTGGAGATGGCCCCCGGGACGGCTGTGGGAACGACCGAGGCCTCGGGAGATCTGGCCTGGGGCCCGGGAACTCCGgtagggcgggggtgggggggcgggtggaTGGAGCCCCAGGGGACCCCGGCGGGGCAATGCAGGCAGGCTTGAGTTTGCTGGACCTGCTCTAGGGGACTGCGCTGTCGGTGGGTTGAGCAGCTTGGACTGGCTTCTGGGCAGGGGGTGACAGGACATGGAATGAAGGCTGCAGAAGCCTAGGTGCCCAGACCAGTCAGGAAACAGGCTTGCACCCTGTACTCCAAACTGCTGTCCCCATCACAGTCAAGGGAAGGCAGGTGTGCTTATGGACCCGCCAGTCCCCAGTCCT
Proteins encoded in this region:
- the LOC144379738 gene encoding carbonic anhydrase 15-like, whose amino-acid sequence is MAPGFALALLTGPLVVCGDTEGPTHWMEMALACGGPAQSPINIDLHLVQQDPTLGPFIFQGYNSAPPGPWILENDGHTVLLCMDTGPQSRLGIQGAGLPLPAYRALQLHFHWGGPGRGGSEHSLDGQCRPLELGWGMGSPQSSPFGDPSTQSTSHLESPPQEQDTDKANFSALVSAQKNVSQCGVSVNLASTFPRASLLQDASGLSRYHRYSGSLTTPGCQPADVWMVLEDRVPIWRAQVAQFQTVPQAGLPGSNPAPLMENFRPQQPLQGRRVLASPSTSISKAASASAPPLASVHGALLGLGLSLWLWQSP
- the LOC144379895 gene encoding protein FAM246B-like, giving the protein MAAERGRPWVQARSAYGASEALRRAVGRRRDHGPQPKGPGPEEARAPGRLARLRVQLRAEAAARADAPRLLRLVERAGAAAGEARAPGAGERADARSSGSVCSVCGEPRGGATYPAGVLEVSERRLQEGLAAVRAELGAGLEALRAELRAELDALRELLPPPPPPPPPPPPAGREPRAAPRAAPRGPVLLRALGTMNALAAVARPADDAPDGPADGGANRVRTRKNFKKTPVPPGAPQGGGD